The Serratia rhizosphaerae genome has a segment encoding these proteins:
- the murA gene encoding UDP-N-acetylglucosamine 1-carboxyvinyltransferase produces MDKFRVQGRTRLSGEVAISGAKNAALPILFAALLAEEPVELQNVPKLKDIDTTIKLLSQLGAKVERNGSVFMDASGVNELCAPYDLVKTMRASIWALGPLVARFGYGQVSLPGGCAIGARPVDLHITGLEQLGAEIKLEEGYVKASVDGRLKGAHIVMDKVSVGATVTIMSAATLATGTTVIENAAREPEIVDTAEFLNTLGAKISGAGSDKITIEGVERLGGGVYRVLPDRIETGTFLVAAAISGGKVVCRDTRPDTLDAVLAKLREAGADIEVGEDWISLDMHGQRPKAITIRTAPHPGFPTDMQAQFSLLNLVAEGTGVITETIFENRFMHVPELIRMGAHAEIESNTVICHGVEQLSGAQVMATDLRASASLVLAGCIADGVTIVDRIYHIDRGYERIEDKLRALGANIERVKGE; encoded by the coding sequence ATGGATAAATTTCGAGTGCAGGGCCGTACCCGCCTGAGCGGGGAAGTGGCTATTTCCGGGGCGAAAAACGCCGCCCTGCCGATTCTGTTTGCCGCGTTGTTGGCAGAAGAGCCGGTCGAGTTACAGAATGTTCCCAAACTGAAAGACATCGATACCACCATCAAGCTGCTGAGCCAGCTGGGTGCGAAAGTTGAACGTAACGGTTCGGTGTTTATGGACGCCAGCGGCGTGAACGAACTCTGCGCGCCTTACGATCTGGTGAAAACCATGCGCGCTTCCATCTGGGCGCTGGGTCCGCTGGTCGCCCGTTTCGGCTACGGCCAGGTTTCTCTGCCGGGCGGCTGCGCCATCGGCGCGCGTCCGGTCGATCTGCATATCACCGGTCTGGAACAGCTGGGCGCCGAGATCAAACTGGAAGAAGGCTATGTGAAAGCGTCCGTCGATGGCCGTCTGAAGGGCGCGCATATCGTGATGGACAAGGTGAGCGTTGGCGCAACCGTCACCATCATGAGCGCCGCGACGCTGGCAACGGGCACCACCGTGATTGAAAATGCCGCGCGCGAGCCGGAAATTGTCGATACCGCCGAATTCCTGAATACGCTGGGTGCAAAAATCAGCGGCGCCGGCAGCGACAAGATCACCATTGAAGGCGTTGAGCGTCTGGGCGGCGGCGTGTACCGCGTTCTGCCTGACCGTATTGAAACCGGCACCTTCCTGGTGGCGGCGGCGATCTCCGGCGGTAAAGTTGTATGCCGCGATACCCGTCCTGACACATTGGATGCGGTGCTGGCCAAGCTGCGTGAAGCCGGTGCGGATATTGAAGTCGGTGAAGACTGGATCAGCCTGGATATGCACGGTCAGCGGCCGAAGGCCATTACCATTCGCACCGCGCCGCATCCGGGCTTCCCGACCGATATGCAGGCGCAGTTCAGCCTGCTGAACCTGGTGGCTGAAGGCACCGGCGTTATCACCGAAACCATCTTCGAAAACCGCTTCATGCACGTACCGGAGCTGATCCGCATGGGCGCACACGCGGAAATCGAAAGCAACACGGTGATCTGCCACGGCGTTGAGCAACTGTCCGGCGCGCAGGTGATGGCGACCGATCTGCGCGCTTCCGCCAGCCTGGTGCTGGCCGGCTGTATTGCCGACGGCGTGACCATCGTTGACCGTATTTATCATATCGATCGCGGCTATGAGCGTATCGAAGATAAACTGCGCGCGCTGGGCGCGAATATCGAGCGCGTGAAAGGCGAGTAA
- the degS gene encoding outer membrane-stress sensor serine endopeptidase DegS translates to MFAKLLRSTVIGLIVAGLLLAALPVLRYSNQLFAEKMESTADETPAGYNKAVRRAAPAVVNIYNRNMSGAPNVLSLGSGVIMNDHGYILTNRHVIKDAQQITVVLQDGRRYEALLVGSDSLTDLAVLKIDPGNLPVIPINTKRMAHIGDVVLAIGNPYNLGQTVTQGIISATGRISLSTTGRQTFLQTDASINRGNSGGALVNSLGELMGINTLTYDKVTNGETPEGLGFAIPTELASKIMEKLIRDGRVIRGYFGIQGKEIIPLRTSNSGIDRLQGIIVTEITPNGPAANANFHINDIIINVNNKPAISVLETMDQVAEIRPGTTIPVIVLRDGKRITLQMTVGEFPEDNN, encoded by the coding sequence ATGTTTGCTAAGCTCTTGCGTTCCACTGTTATTGGTTTAATCGTTGCCGGCCTGCTATTGGCAGCGCTTCCCGTGCTGCGTTATTCCAATCAACTGTTTGCAGAGAAAATGGAGAGTACCGCCGACGAAACCCCGGCCGGTTATAACAAGGCGGTGCGCCGCGCCGCGCCCGCAGTAGTTAATATTTACAACCGCAACATGAGCGGCGCTCCCAACGTGCTGTCGCTCGGTTCCGGCGTCATCATGAATGACCACGGCTATATCCTGACCAACCGTCACGTGATCAAGGATGCGCAGCAGATCACCGTGGTGCTGCAGGACGGCCGCCGCTACGAAGCGCTGCTGGTCGGCTCCGACAGCCTGACCGATCTGGCGGTGCTCAAGATCGATCCGGGCAATCTGCCGGTTATTCCCATCAATACCAAACGTATGGCGCATATCGGCGACGTGGTGCTGGCGATCGGCAACCCCTATAACCTTGGTCAGACCGTCACGCAGGGGATTATCAGCGCCACCGGACGCATCAGCCTGAGCACCACCGGCCGCCAGACCTTCCTGCAGACCGATGCCTCAATCAACCGCGGCAACTCCGGCGGCGCGCTGGTGAACTCACTGGGCGAGCTGATGGGGATCAATACGCTGACTTATGACAAAGTCACCAACGGCGAAACCCCGGAGGGCCTGGGCTTTGCCATTCCTACCGAGCTGGCCAGCAAGATTATGGAGAAGCTGATTCGTGATGGTCGCGTTATTCGCGGCTACTTCGGCATCCAGGGCAAAGAGATTATCCCGCTGCGCACCTCCAACAGCGGCATCGATCGCCTGCAGGGGATTATCGTGACCGAAATTACGCCGAACGGCCCGGCGGCCAACGCCAATTTCCATATCAACGACATTATCATTAACGTCAATAACAAGCCGGCTATCTCCGTACTGGAAACCATGGATCAGGTCGCGGAAATCCGCCCTGGCACCACAATTCCGGTGATAGTACTGCGCGACGGCAAACGCATCACGCTGCAAATGACGGTGGGTGAGTTCCCGGAAGATAACAACTGA